TTTGCGCAACTGGCAGACCCAATGACATCCAAGATGAGCCGAATATACGTGTGCCCCTTCGGGCGGTCAACGCGCGCAGCTTTGAGCCTCCTGACCCTGCTAATGGGTTTGTGGGGGGTATTTGCCTTCCAGGCGCTGCCCGCGCGTGCGCAGGACAGCCTCTCCATCGACGATTTGCTCGACAACGTCGACACTGCGCCGGCCAAGCCCAAAGAAGAAGAGGCGGAACCCGCCGGGGCGCTGCCGCCCACCACGGCCGACAAGCCCGCCGCCGACGAACCGGCCGGCGAGACCTACAGCATCGACGACCTGTTGGGTGAACCCGCCACGCAAGAGCCCGCTGCCGAAGGCGCCGCAGCCGCCACGCAGCAGGAAGAGAGCTCCCCCGCTGCCGAGGAGCACACCGGCGGCCCGGGAGGCCCGGCCCTGGTTGAGGGCGCGCAGCTCGGTGTGATCCGCAATTCCGAGAAGATCGACGAGATCTGGCACGATCTCCATGAAGCCTTTTTTGCGCGCCAGTATTCGCGCGTGACCGTGCAGCTCGACCGACTCGAGCGCATTCGCCGCTCCCTCTCCATCGAGAATCTCCCGGCCTACTCCAACGCGCTCCTGCAACTTGCCGCGCAGGCACGCCAGAACGCCGATACCGAGATGGAAAACCGCCTCGTGCAGGCGGCCGAGCAGCTCTCGCCGGACATGGGCGGCATCGAATTTGCGCGCGCCAACCGCAACAAGGGCGACAAGGTACGCTTCCTTGGCGAGTGGGTGCAGAGCTTCCTGCACACGCTCGATGGCGTGACCTCCAGCTTTGCAGCCTACGGCTACCTCGCGCTGGGCCTCGCGCTGGCGATCCTGGGTATCACGGGCCTGTTCGGCCTGGCGCTCATGTACCGCCACATCAATCCGTTGGTTTTCGATCTGGTTCAAACATTCCGCTTTGAGCGCGAGGCCTTTGTGGTCCCGCGCATGGCGCTCATCCTGATGATGCTCTCGCCGCTGGCGCTGGGCTGGGGCGCGCTGGGCATTGCGCCGATGTGGATTCTGGTGTTCTTCGCCTACGGCAGCCGCGGCGAGAAGATTCTCGCCCCGCTGGCGCTCATCGCACTGATCTTCGTCCCCTTCCTGGCATGGAAGGCCGATCAATATTTTGCGCTCTCGCGCTCACCGACACTGCTGCGCATCCTCGATGCCCAGCGCGGACGCTGGGACGACGAGCTCCTCCACGATCTGCGCAAGCTCGAAGGCGACTTCCGCGGCAACGAGGCGGTGCTCTTCTCGCTCGGCCTTGCCCAGACCAAGAAGGGCCTGGGCGCCGAGGCACGGCAAACGTGGAACGAGGTCATCAAGATCAATCCCAAGCGCTGGCAGGCACTCAACAATGCCGGTGTGAGCCTTCTCTTTGAAGGCGAATACGAAGAAGCCATTGATTACTTCAAGAAGGGCCTTGGCATCAATCCGCTCGCAGCGTCCCAACAGTACAACCTCTCGCTGGCGCTGCTGGCACAGGACGAGGTCTCCAACGCGCAGGCGGCGCTCGTCCGCGCGCGAACCCTCAATCCCGAAGAGACCGCTTTCTGGGAGCGACGCAGCCCCAGGGGAACTATCTATGAGCGCGCGGCCGTGGTCTCGCTCTCCAATGAAGAGATTCTTTCGCTGAGCAACGACCTGGTCACGCTGCCACCTTCCGGCACGCCGATCCTAACGGCGCTGGGTATCCGCTCGGTCTATGACCCGATTGTCCTGTGCGTGGTGATCCTCGTGGCACTTGGCATCCTCGCGCTCATCTCCGCAAAGTTCGACCCCGCCGTTTCCTGCGACAGTTGCGGCGTCGGTATGAAGCGCACCACCAAGATCGCAGTGCGCGCGCGCAATATCTGCCCCCAGTGCTCGGCCGCGTTCTACACCAAGCATGCGGTCGATCCCGAGAGCCGCCTCAAGAAGGTCGTCAAGGTAGAGCGCTACCAGCGTCGGCGCCGTTGGGCGCTGCGCCTGCTCTCCATTGTGTTCCCCGGCGCCGCGCAACTGGCTGCCGGCCAGGTGGCCACGGGCGTTGTCCTTGGCAGCCTGACCCTATTCCTTCTCAATGCGGCAATGCTGCTGGCCTCGGGCGTGCCAGCGGCCGATCCCACGTTGCTCTCCGAAGCGGCACGCTGGCCGCTGCTCGCCATCGTTTCCCCCGTCCTCTTCATCCTGATCATTGTCAGTGTCGTGCGCATCGACACCGTCGGATTCCAGCCCACCCGCGGCCTTGGAATCGAAGTTCCCAAGGAGAGCTAGGACGTCATGGCCCTCGAAGGAACACTCAAAGAGTTCGGCATCGCCGACATCTTCCAGCTCATCGGGCAACAGCAGAAGGAAGGTGTTCTCGAGCTGCGCAGCGAAGACGGCAACCTCGACGTCTTTTTCTACGGCGGCCTGATCGTCGACGCGCGCCCGCCCAATTCCGATCCTGACAAGTGTCTGCTCGAACACATGGTTCGCACCGGCCTGCTCACCCCCGAGCAGGGGAGCCGTGTTCGCGACGGTGCGGCCCAGGCACTGAGTAAGATCCGCGATTACCTGGTGGACGCCGGCATCATCCAGAATGAAAAGGTCGCCGAGATCGAGCGCCTTTTTGCCATGGAAGAGGTCTATTCCCTCTTCCACTGGGCGAACGGACGTTTCGTCTTCGTCCCGCGCGAAGTGATTCGCAATGCCGATTCGTTCTCACCGGTCAGTGCCGAACACATCCTGATGGACGGCTTCCGCATGGTCGACGAATGGCCGGCCATCAAGAAGGTCATCCCCTCGCCCAATGTGCGGGTGATCAAGCTTTCGACTCCCAAACCGAAGGCCAAACCGAAGAAAGAAAAGAACGTCGCCATGGAGTCGGAGAACTTCCTCGACCTGGGCGACATCATGGATGACGAGGATGAAGGCGGAGATCTGCCGACAGAAGAGCAGACCGTGCTGAACGTGCTCGTCGGCAAGATGACGGTGCAAAACATCATCGACCGAAGCCGCATGGGCGCGTTTGAAGCGAGCAAGGCCGTCGCCAGCCTGGTCAGCAAGGGCTATCTCAAGCTCGACGTGATGACCGCGCAGCGCGAGACCGGCGACGCGTTCTTCGGCGAGGAAGCCAAGCCCCGTTCGCCCTACATTCTGCTCGCCGCTGCCGGCATCATTACGCTGGCCCTGCTGGTGATTCGCTACAACAGCATGCAGGAAGGCCTGCTCTCGCCCTGGTATCTCGCCAGCGAGACGCGCAAGGCCCAGATCGAAAACGGCCTGCACCGCGTGCATCACGCGATCGAGGTCTACCGCCTGCTTCACGGCAAGCTGCCCCAGAGTCTGGGCGCCATGGCCGAGACCGGGCTTCTTCCCTCCGACCTGGTTTTCCCCGAGAACAACTCGCCCTACGTGTATTTCCCGCTCATGGTCGACGGCGAGCACGCCAGCTACACCCTGGAACTCGCAGCCGACCTGGAAAAGTAAGCCGCTCCGGCTGGAACCTTGGAACAGACAAGTAAAAAGAACGTCACGCTCCGCGACAATACCCTCGCGCAGGCGATCATCGGCAAGCACGAGGACAACCTCCGCCGGATCGGTGAGCACCTGGGCCTGGATATTTCTTCGCGCGGCAACATCGTCACGCTCGAAGGCGCACGCGCGCGCGTCGAACGCGGCCGCGTCATCCTCGAAGAGCTGCAGGCCCTTGCCGCGCGCGGCGAGGACGTGACCGAAGCGGCCGTGGACAACCTGCTGCGGCTGAGTGCGACCGATCAGGATCTCCCCGAAATCGCCGGGAACGAAAAACCCGTGCCGCGCCTTCGCCGCCGGGTCGTTCCAAAGACCCCGCGTCAGAAGGATTACCTGGGCGCAATCGAGTCGAAGACCGTCACCTTCGGCATCGGCCCGGCCGGCACCGGAAAGACCTACCTTGCGATGGCCATGGCCACCTCGGCCCTGCTCGCCGGCGAAGTCAGTCGCCTCGTTCTCACCCGTCCGGCCGTCGAGGCGGGCGAGAAACTCGGTTACCTGCCCGGCAGCATGATTGAGAAGGTCAACCCGTATTTACGACCCCTCTACGATGCGCTCCATGATATGCTGGATATCGACAAGGCCGGGCGTCTGATCGACATGGGTTCGATCGAGGTGGCGCCGCTGGCCTTTATGCGTGGCCGCACGCTCAATGAGAGTTTCGTGATTCTCGATGAAGCACAGAACACCACGCCGGCGCAGATGAAGATGTTTCTCACGCGCCTGGGGTACGGATCGCGCGCTGTCATCACCGGCGACATCACGCAGATCGATCTGCCGCCGGGGCAGGAATCGGGACTGGTTGACGCCATCGGCGTGCTCACCGGCGTGGAGGGGATTCACATCACCCATTTCGACGGAACCGACGTGGTCCGCCACCCCATCATCCAGTCCATCGTCGAAGCCTATGAGCGTCGCTCCCGCGCCCAGGATGCCGGCGACAAACCCGGCACCGGAAAGCAGTCATGAGCCCACAACCAACCAAACGCACCCGCGGCAAGGATGACGGCGACACCACGCGCCCGCGTCGCGCCGGCGCCCCGCGCGGAAAGGGTGCCGAGTCCGCCGAGGAAGAACAGAGCCGGAATCGCAAGGCGCTGGCCACCCGAATCCTCGTCTGGGCGGGCATCAGCATTCTGATCGGTCTGGTGATCTCCCCGCCGACGGTGCTGCGCCTTCGCCAGTACGAGGTCGGCGACATTGCCGTGGGCAACATCAAGGCCCCGCGCGACCTCGCGGTGGAGGATCATCTCTCGACCTCCCAGCGCCGCGCCGAAGCGATGGAGCGCGTGCTGCCCATCTTCGACTACGACGAAGATGCCGCGCGCAGTGTGGCCAATCAGGTGGCCGCCTGGTTTGGCGCAGTACGACAGAACAACCGCCGCATCTGGGAACTTGAAGACCAGATCGAAGCACTCAAGAAGGAACGCAACAGCGGCTCGCGCGTTGCCGAGCTGCGCGAAAAACTTGCTGAAGCCCGCGAAGCGGCCAAGGAATCGCCACCGACCGCCACCCAGTTTCTCAACAAGGAAATCGAGGACTCGACGGCGAAGGCCCTCGCCTCGGTTCGCTACGGCACCGAGGTCGAAGACCGCATCGTCCGCGCCGTCGAACAGATTCTGCGCCCCGGGGTGATCGGATCGAGCGCCGATTTCCCGGTCGGGGACGCCGCCGAAATCACCGTGCGGCGCATTCCCTCCAACTCCGAGAATGTGGAGCATGAGCTCGGGCGCTTCGTCGATCTCGAAACGGCTCGCGCGCAGGCCGGCGACGTCGTCAAGGAATGGCTGGCCGACTCTCCCTATCCAAAAGACACCGCGCTGCGCAAGGCCCTGACCCAGCTCGTGCGCAAACTGCTGCGCCCGAATCTGGCAAAGAACATCCAGGCCACTGACGCCCGCCGCGAACTGGCTGCCAGCCAGGTCAAGCCGGTGTACCTCAACCTCAAGGCAGGCGAGATATTCGTGCGCGAGGGCGAGCGCATCAATTCCGAAGACGTCATCATCCTCAGCGCGCTGTCCAAGGAAGAGAAGCACACCCAGCGATGGCTGAGTTTCGCGCTGGTCTCGGTGCTCGCCGGTCTGCTGATCGGCATGCTCTACTTCTTCGCGCGCCAGCATCTTCACTACTTCAATGCCGGCATCAACGATCTGCAGTTCTATGCCATCGTGCTCGCCCTGCAGCTTCTTTCGGTGCGCCTCGCCACCGACCCCTGGCAGTGGTCGGGCTTTGTCGCCTTCGGCGCCATGCTCATGCGTGTCGTCCTGCCCGCTGACATCTCCCTGTTTCATGCACTCATTGCCAGCATCGCCGCCGGGCTGCTTGTACAAGCGGGCCCGCTCTACGTGCTCTATTCCATGGTGGGCTCGATGCTCGTCATCTGGATGGTCTCCCAGTATCAGCACCGCCTCGTGGTCATCCGCACGGGTATGGTGCTCGGCGCCATCAATGTGATTTTCTACTGGACCGACCTCTATGTGAATCACGAC
The Chrysiogenia bacterium DNA segment above includes these coding regions:
- a CDS encoding HDIG domain-containing protein, which codes for MSPQPTKRTRGKDDGDTTRPRRAGAPRGKGAESAEEEQSRNRKALATRILVWAGISILIGLVISPPTVLRLRQYEVGDIAVGNIKAPRDLAVEDHLSTSQRRAEAMERVLPIFDYDEDAARSVANQVAAWFGAVRQNNRRIWELEDQIEALKKERNSGSRVAELREKLAEAREAAKESPPTATQFLNKEIEDSTAKALASVRYGTEVEDRIVRAVEQILRPGVIGSSADFPVGDAAEITVRRIPSNSENVEHELGRFVDLETARAQAGDVVKEWLADSPYPKDTALRKALTQLVRKLLRPNLAKNIQATDARRELAASQVKPVYLNLKAGEIFVREGERINSEDVIILSALSKEEKHTQRWLSFALVSVLAGLLIGMLYFFARQHLHYFNAGINDLQFYAIVLALQLLSVRLATDPWQWSGFVAFGAMLMRVVLPADISLFHALIASIAAGLLVQAGPLYVLYSMVGSMLVIWMVSQYQHRLVVIRTGMVLGAINVIFYWTDLYVNHDLLIPSDWQQLVILFGLGVGGAFAVSQVSYFAERLFNYTSALRLMELNDTSHPLVKEVFFKTPGTYQHSLVIGTIAEAAAKAIGADALLVRVAAMYHDIGKTKMPQYFIENMVDSGKASPHKKLSPNMSAIIISSHVKDGIEMAHEAGLPQRVIDMIPQHHGTKLMKYFWEKAKAEQTEDMPPLNEDDFRYPGPKPQSKEGGIMLLADAIEAAVRTLPDFTEARIRGAVQKLVNDAFADGQLDECDLTLKDLNEIAKAFSKTLAAFHHGRIKYPEPAEKQRKKQENADSRPKDAEQPEGGQPAAEEARSENLKRLGN
- a CDS encoding PhoH family protein, giving the protein MEQTSKKNVTLRDNTLAQAIIGKHEDNLRRIGEHLGLDISSRGNIVTLEGARARVERGRVILEELQALAARGEDVTEAAVDNLLRLSATDQDLPEIAGNEKPVPRLRRRVVPKTPRQKDYLGAIESKTVTFGIGPAGTGKTYLAMAMATSALLAGEVSRLVLTRPAVEAGEKLGYLPGSMIEKVNPYLRPLYDALHDMLDIDKAGRLIDMGSIEVAPLAFMRGRTLNESFVILDEAQNTTPAQMKMFLTRLGYGSRAVITGDITQIDLPPGQESGLVDAIGVLTGVEGIHITHFDGTDVVRHPIIQSIVEAYERRSRAQDAGDKPGTGKQS
- a CDS encoding DUF4388 domain-containing protein, which translates into the protein MALEGTLKEFGIADIFQLIGQQQKEGVLELRSEDGNLDVFFYGGLIVDARPPNSDPDKCLLEHMVRTGLLTPEQGSRVRDGAAQALSKIRDYLVDAGIIQNEKVAEIERLFAMEEVYSLFHWANGRFVFVPREVIRNADSFSPVSAEHILMDGFRMVDEWPAIKKVIPSPNVRVIKLSTPKPKAKPKKEKNVAMESENFLDLGDIMDDEDEGGDLPTEEQTVLNVLVGKMTVQNIIDRSRMGAFEASKAVASLVSKGYLKLDVMTAQRETGDAFFGEEAKPRSPYILLAAAGIITLALLVIRYNSMQEGLLSPWYLASETRKAQIENGLHRVHHAIEVYRLLHGKLPQSLGAMAETGLLPSDLVFPENNSPYVYFPLMVDGEHASYTLELAADLEK
- a CDS encoding tetratricopeptide repeat protein gives rise to the protein MSLLTLLMGLWGVFAFQALPARAQDSLSIDDLLDNVDTAPAKPKEEEAEPAGALPPTTADKPAADEPAGETYSIDDLLGEPATQEPAAEGAAAATQQEESSPAAEEHTGGPGGPALVEGAQLGVIRNSEKIDEIWHDLHEAFFARQYSRVTVQLDRLERIRRSLSIENLPAYSNALLQLAAQARQNADTEMENRLVQAAEQLSPDMGGIEFARANRNKGDKVRFLGEWVQSFLHTLDGVTSSFAAYGYLALGLALAILGITGLFGLALMYRHINPLVFDLVQTFRFEREAFVVPRMALILMMLSPLALGWGALGIAPMWILVFFAYGSRGEKILAPLALIALIFVPFLAWKADQYFALSRSPTLLRILDAQRGRWDDELLHDLRKLEGDFRGNEAVLFSLGLAQTKKGLGAEARQTWNEVIKINPKRWQALNNAGVSLLFEGEYEEAIDYFKKGLGINPLAASQQYNLSLALLAQDEVSNAQAALVRARTLNPEETAFWERRSPRGTIYERAAVVSLSNEEILSLSNDLVTLPPSGTPILTALGIRSVYDPIVLCVVILVALGILALISAKFDPAVSCDSCGVGMKRTTKIAVRARNICPQCSAAFYTKHAVDPESRLKKVVKVERYQRRRRWALRLLSIVFPGAAQLAAGQVATGVVLGSLTLFLLNAAMLLASGVPAADPTLLSEAARWPLLAIVSPVLFILIIVSVVRIDTVGFQPTRGLGIEVPKES